In Sphingomonas sp. G-3-2-10, a single window of DNA contains:
- a CDS encoding nuclear transport factor 2 family protein, producing the protein MPAILFWPMADSMSQTHELIEALHDREMIRDCLFRYCRGIDRADEAALRSAYWPDGTDNHGPYQGSASGFIDWAMQTLPSIERGIHQIHNILIDLRGAEARVESYFTALQRQPGTNGGIADVHMAGRYLDRFEKRDGEWRVADRTVVFDWVSEAVPQPGTEAERFGRRTPIGGRWPADPVYKLIA; encoded by the coding sequence TGTCGCAGACCCACGAACTGATCGAAGCCCTTCACGATCGCGAGATGATCCGCGACTGCCTGTTCCGCTATTGCCGCGGGATCGACCGCGCCGACGAAGCCGCGCTGCGATCCGCCTATTGGCCCGACGGCACCGACAATCACGGGCCGTATCAGGGCAGCGCATCGGGCTTCATCGACTGGGCGATGCAGACCCTGCCTTCGATCGAGCGCGGCATCCATCAGATCCACAATATCCTGATCGACCTGCGCGGCGCCGAAGCGAGGGTAGAATCCTATTTCACCGCGCTTCAGCGGCAGCCGGGGACGAATGGCGGAATCGCCGACGTGCATATGGCCGGCCGCTATCTCGACCGGTTCGAGAAGCGCGACGGCGAATGGCGCGTCGCGGACCGGACGGTGGTGTTCGACTGGGTCAGCGAAGCCGTGCCCCAGCCCGGCACCGAAGCCGAGCGGTTCGGCCGCCGCACGCCCATCGGCGGACGCTGGCCTGCGGACCCGGTGTACAAGCTGATCGCCTGA
- a CDS encoding DUF3237 domain-containing protein, with protein sequence MAGIETLSWEPLFVMRLDVSYAEAQLIGGQDRLGIFPVVGGSFEGPRLRGRVLPHGADWVTWQQDGTMNIDVRTALETDDGARIAMHYTGIAAPTSPEAANRFRNRQPGPYEDLYLHTTPRFVTDHPDYLWLNRTIAVTNGMRAPEGPVYHVFAIR encoded by the coding sequence ATGGCCGGTATCGAAACCCTGTCCTGGGAGCCGCTGTTCGTGATGCGGCTCGACGTCTCCTATGCCGAAGCGCAGTTGATCGGCGGGCAGGACCGGCTGGGCATCTTCCCCGTCGTGGGCGGCAGTTTCGAAGGCCCGCGCCTGCGCGGCCGCGTTTTGCCGCATGGCGCGGACTGGGTGACGTGGCAGCAGGACGGCACGATGAATATCGACGTGCGCACCGCGCTGGAGACCGATGACGGCGCGCGGATCGCGATGCACTATACCGGCATCGCCGCGCCCACTTCGCCCGAAGCCGCGAATCGGTTCCGCAACCGCCAGCCGGGGCCGTATGAAGACCTGTACCTCCACACCACCCCGCGCTTCGTGACCGATCATCCCGATTATCTGTGGCTCAACCGGACCATCGCGGTGACCAACGGAATGCGCGCGCCCGAAGGGCCGGTCTATCACGTCTTCGCGATACGCTGA
- a CDS encoding long-chain fatty acid--CoA ligase translates to MFGLMQRQQLTIGGLIRHAATNHPRREIVSRSFDGSIVRSDWGRVERRARQVAGALAGLGLKAGDRVATLAWNRLPHLELYYGVSGAGMVLHTVNPRLFPEQIRYIVDHGGATVLCVDPDLLPIVEPLLGELPALRHVVALCDAASLPSSAHPGVVAYETLLANAAPIEGWPDLDENAASSLCYTSGTTGNPKGVLYSHRSTVLHAMSALSADSMALSARDSVLVVTPLFHVNAWGIPYSSAMCGAKLVLPGSAIDAPSLYELARDEGATFSLGVPTVWFGFCDHLARERTAEERMALRLDRIFTGGAATPRSLIERFRDLLGVETLQAWGMTETSPVATVCRPLAHHDVLDAEGEVELRARQGRAVFGIELRIEDEDGNALPRDGEASGLLKVRGPWVLSGYYGSEAGSALDGEGWFDTGDVARIDPDGFLQITDRLKDVIKSGGEWISSIDLENAATSHAKVAEAAVIGVAHPRWQERPLMLVRLHPGEACGAGEIVEHLTGQVARWWLPDDILFVDDLPHTATGKLLKTKLRETYAGHFGG, encoded by the coding sequence ATGTTCGGCCTGATGCAACGGCAGCAACTGACCATCGGCGGGCTGATCCGCCACGCCGCGACCAACCATCCCCGCCGCGAGATCGTATCGCGCAGCTTCGACGGCAGCATCGTGCGATCCGACTGGGGCCGCGTCGAGCGGCGCGCGCGGCAAGTTGCCGGGGCGCTGGCGGGGCTGGGCCTCAAGGCCGGAGACCGCGTGGCGACGCTGGCGTGGAACCGGTTGCCGCATCTGGAGCTCTATTATGGCGTGAGCGGCGCGGGCATGGTGCTCCACACCGTCAATCCGAGGCTGTTCCCCGAGCAGATCCGCTACATCGTCGATCATGGCGGCGCGACCGTGCTGTGCGTCGATCCGGACCTGCTGCCGATCGTCGAGCCGCTGCTAGGCGAGCTTCCGGCGCTCCGGCACGTGGTGGCGCTGTGCGATGCGGCGAGCCTGCCGTCGTCGGCGCATCCGGGCGTGGTGGCCTACGAGACGCTGCTTGCGAATGCCGCGCCGATCGAGGGCTGGCCCGATCTCGACGAGAATGCCGCGAGTTCGCTTTGCTACACCTCGGGCACCACGGGGAATCCCAAGGGCGTGCTGTACAGCCATCGCTCGACCGTGCTGCACGCGATGAGCGCACTGTCGGCGGATTCGATGGCGCTTTCGGCGCGGGACAGCGTGCTGGTCGTGACGCCGCTGTTTCACGTCAACGCGTGGGGCATTCCCTATTCGAGCGCGATGTGCGGGGCGAAGCTCGTCCTGCCCGGATCGGCGATCGATGCACCATCGCTCTACGAACTGGCGCGCGACGAAGGGGCGACCTTCTCGCTGGGCGTGCCGACGGTGTGGTTCGGCTTCTGCGACCATCTGGCGCGCGAACGGACTGCCGAGGAGCGGATGGCGCTGCGCCTCGACCGGATCTTCACCGGCGGGGCGGCGACGCCGCGATCGCTGATCGAGCGATTCCGCGACCTGCTGGGCGTCGAGACGCTGCAGGCCTGGGGCATGACCGAGACGAGCCCGGTGGCGACCGTCTGCCGCCCGCTGGCGCATCACGACGTGCTGGATGCCGAAGGCGAAGTCGAACTGCGCGCGCGGCAGGGCCGGGCGGTGTTTGGCATCGAGCTGCGGATCGAGGACGAGGACGGCAACGCCTTGCCCCGCGACGGCGAGGCATCGGGCCTGCTCAAGGTACGCGGGCCGTGGGTGCTGAGCGGCTATTACGGGTCGGAAGCCGGATCGGCGCTGGACGGGGAGGGTTGGTTCGACACCGGCGACGTGGCCCGGATCGATCCAGACGGGTTCCTCCAGATCACCGACCGATTGAAGGACGTGATCAAATCTGGCGGCGAATGGATTTCCTCGATCGACCTCGAAAATGCCGCGACGTCGCACGCGAAGGTCGCCGAAGCCGCGGTGATCGGCGTGGCGCATCCGCGCTGGCAGGAACGTCCGCTGATGCTGGTGCGGCTCCATCCCGGCGAAGCGTGCGGGGCAGGGGAGATCGTCGAGCATCTGACCGGCCAGGTCGCGCGCTGGTGGCTGCCCGACGACATATTGTTCGTCGACGATCTGCCGCACACCGCGACCGGCAAGCTGCTCAAGACGAAGCTGCGCGAGACCTATGCGGGGCATTTCGGCGGGTAG
- a CDS encoding acyl-CoA dehydrogenase family protein has translation MTPSLAPDDLAFRDEVRAFFADSIPDDWKTTVRSGLRLPPETLTAYQKRLADRGWGAPTWPVEYGGTGWTPAQLSIFWSEAAAADAPPQFHQGLELIGPIIFTYGRQAQKDFYLPRIITGEDWWCQGYSEPGAGSDLAALRTRADRDGDDYVLNGQKMWTSYAHVADRMFVLARTSTEAKRQQGISLILVDMDTPGLRIQPIHTLDEKHHTNEVFLDDVRVPLSNLVGEEGMGWGYGKVLLDRERMVAAATAMFLPQTLRAVREAAKRRRVPGGTLFDRPGFRSKLAQIEIEALALQAMVMRLMADAAAGADSGPRGSMVKLRWSELIQQATGLWVEALGPAAQHFEALDGNGKTPPDMPLALQGALYSRVTTIYGGSSEIQRNIIARRALGL, from the coding sequence ATGACCCCGAGCCTTGCGCCGGACGACCTCGCATTTCGCGACGAGGTTCGCGCATTTTTCGCCGACAGCATTCCGGACGACTGGAAGACCACGGTGCGCAGCGGCCTGCGCCTGCCGCCCGAAACGCTGACCGCCTATCAGAAGCGGCTGGCGGATCGCGGCTGGGGTGCGCCGACCTGGCCGGTCGAATATGGCGGCACCGGCTGGACGCCCGCTCAGCTCTCGATCTTCTGGTCGGAGGCCGCCGCCGCCGATGCCCCGCCGCAATTCCATCAGGGGCTGGAGCTGATCGGCCCGATCATCTTCACCTATGGCCGCCAGGCGCAGAAGGATTTCTACCTCCCCCGGATCATCACCGGCGAGGATTGGTGGTGCCAGGGCTATTCGGAGCCCGGCGCCGGATCGGACCTCGCCGCGCTGCGCACCCGCGCCGACCGCGATGGCGACGATTATGTCCTCAACGGGCAGAAGATGTGGACCAGCTATGCCCATGTCGCCGACCGCATGTTCGTCCTCGCCCGCACCTCGACCGAGGCGAAGCGGCAGCAGGGCATCTCGCTGATCCTGGTCGACATGGACACGCCGGGCCTGCGCATCCAGCCGATCCACACGCTGGACGAGAAGCACCACACCAACGAAGTGTTCCTCGACGATGTCCGCGTGCCGCTGTCCAATCTTGTCGGCGAGGAGGGCATGGGCTGGGGCTATGGCAAGGTGCTGCTCGATCGCGAGCGGATGGTCGCCGCGGCGACCGCAATGTTCCTGCCCCAGACGCTGCGCGCGGTGCGTGAGGCAGCGAAGCGGCGGCGGGTGCCGGGCGGCACCCTGTTCGACCGGCCGGGGTTCCGCAGCAAGCTCGCGCAGATCGAGATCGAGGCGCTGGCGCTTCAGGCGATGGTGATGCGGCTGATGGCCGATGCCGCAGCGGGTGCCGATTCCGGCCCGCGCGGATCGATGGTCAAGCTGCGCTGGTCCGAACTGATCCAGCAGGCAACCGGGCTGTGGGTAGAAGCGCTCGGCCCCGCCGCGCAGCATTTCGAGGCGCTCGACGGGAACGGCAAAACGCCGCCGGACATGCCGCTGGCGCTGCAAGGCGCGCTCTATTCGCGCGTCACCACGATTTACGGCGGATCGAGCGAGATCCAGCGCAACATCATCGCGCGACGCGCGCTCGGGCTCTGA
- a CDS encoding acyl-CoA dehydrogenase family protein, with the protein MEFAYSDEQQILLESADRFGEENMGAAARLARLAEGPEGSRRRWAAMAELGWLMLPIAEADGGLGGGPVEIAALMEGFGRHLMIEPYVSCCVFAPALMQGGGDKASELLAQIGMGEVRIAAALLEDDGYSVFGVDTRAEGDRLTGTKVHAEDGADADWFVVSARTGGVYGDKSGISLFLVAADAPGLTVRRFRSSDSHRHCSLELNDVPGILLGERDTAVARIAAAADRALVAHLAEAVGSMEAATAATLDYVRTRQQFGVAIGTFQVIQHKLVDMSVACEESRALMSVAARSLESGTPDRALIAAARVRISQCGVMVAQMAVQLHGGVGTSEELVVSHHLRRQMMLDLILGDRDYHRARFVALSDA; encoded by the coding sequence ATGGAGTTCGCGTACAGCGACGAGCAGCAGATACTGCTGGAGAGCGCCGACCGGTTCGGCGAGGAGAATATGGGCGCGGCCGCGCGCCTCGCCCGGCTGGCCGAGGGGCCGGAGGGCTCGCGCCGCCGCTGGGCGGCGATGGCCGAACTCGGCTGGCTGATGCTGCCGATCGCGGAGGCCGATGGCGGTCTTGGTGGCGGCCCGGTCGAAATCGCAGCGCTGATGGAGGGTTTCGGCCGCCATCTGATGATCGAGCCCTATGTCTCGTGCTGCGTCTTTGCCCCCGCACTGATGCAGGGCGGCGGGGACAAGGCGAGCGAGTTGCTCGCGCAGATCGGCATGGGCGAGGTGCGCATCGCCGCCGCCCTGCTGGAGGATGACGGCTATTCGGTGTTCGGCGTCGATACCCGCGCCGAGGGCGACCGGCTGACCGGTACCAAGGTCCATGCCGAGGACGGCGCCGATGCCGACTGGTTCGTCGTCTCCGCCCGCACCGGCGGCGTCTATGGCGACAAGAGCGGCATCAGCCTTTTCCTCGTCGCCGCCGACGCGCCGGGGCTCACCGTCCGCCGCTTCCGCTCGAGCGACAGCCACCGCCATTGCAGCCTCGAGCTGAATGACGTCCCCGGCATCCTGCTCGGCGAGCGCGACACGGCAGTCGCCCGCATCGCCGCCGCCGCCGACCGCGCGCTGGTCGCGCATCTGGCCGAGGCGGTCGGATCGATGGAAGCCGCGACCGCCGCGACGCTCGACTATGTCCGCACCCGCCAGCAGTTCGGCGTCGCCATCGGCACCTTCCAGGTCATCCAGCACAAGCTGGTCGACATGAGCGTGGCGTGCGAGGAATCGCGCGCGCTGATGAGCGTCGCCGCGCGCAGCCTTGAGAGCGGCACGCCCGACCGCGCGCTGATCGCGGCGGCCCGTGTTCGCATCTCGCAATGCGGGGTGATGGTCGCGCAGATGGCGGTGCAGCTGCACGGCGGCGTCGGGACGAGCGAGGAGCTGGTCGTCAGCCACCACCTCCGCCGCCAGATGATGCTCGACCTGATCCTTGGCGACCGCGACTATCACCGCGCCCGCTTCGTCGCGCTGTCGGACGCCTGA
- a CDS encoding acyl-CoA dehydrogenase family protein, with protein sequence MALDPETFQLLLDTVRRFVAERLIPNEALVAETNRIPESIAQEMRELGLFGISIAPELGGLGLSMEEEVRIVFELGHASPAFRSLAGTNIGIGSQSIVIAGSEEQRARYLPRLASGEIIGSFALTEPDAGSDAMSIRTSARRDGDHYVLNGTKRYITNAPVAGLFSVMARTGDGTGADAISCFLVEAGTPGLSIGPPDKKMGQAGALTCDVIFEDCRMPASALLGGVEGNGFRTAMKVLDKGRLHIAALCTGMAERLIRESVEFARERIQFGKPVSEFQLVQAMIADSQADTMASRALVLETARKRDAGERITLEAACAKMFASEMLGRVADRAVQIHGGAGYISEYPVERFYRDARLFRIFEGTTQIQQLVIARETYRLFE encoded by the coding sequence ATGGCCCTCGACCCCGAAACCTTCCAGCTGCTGCTCGACACCGTCCGCCGGTTCGTGGCCGAACGGCTGATCCCCAACGAGGCTTTGGTCGCCGAGACCAACCGGATCCCCGAATCGATCGCGCAGGAGATGCGCGAGCTGGGCCTGTTCGGTATTTCGATCGCACCCGAACTCGGCGGGCTCGGCCTGTCGATGGAGGAGGAAGTGCGGATCGTGTTCGAGCTGGGCCATGCCTCGCCCGCCTTCCGCTCGCTCGCGGGCACCAATATCGGCATCGGATCGCAATCGATCGTGATCGCCGGCAGCGAGGAACAGCGCGCGCGCTATCTCCCCCGGCTCGCCTCGGGCGAGATCATCGGCAGCTTCGCGCTGACCGAGCCGGACGCAGGCTCCGACGCCATGTCGATCCGCACCAGCGCGCGGCGCGACGGCGATCATTATGTGCTGAACGGCACCAAGCGCTACATCACCAACGCACCCGTAGCTGGCCTTTTCTCGGTGATGGCACGCACCGGCGACGGCACGGGCGCGGACGCCATTTCCTGCTTCCTCGTCGAGGCCGGCACGCCCGGCCTGTCGATCGGCCCGCCCGACAAGAAGATGGGCCAGGCCGGCGCGCTGACCTGCGACGTGATCTTCGAGGATTGCCGCATGCCCGCCAGCGCCCTGCTCGGCGGGGTGGAGGGCAATGGCTTCCGCACCGCGATGAAGGTGCTCGACAAGGGCCGGCTGCACATCGCCGCGCTCTGCACCGGCATGGCCGAACGGCTGATCCGCGAGTCGGTCGAATTCGCGCGCGAGCGCATCCAGTTCGGCAAGCCGGTCTCGGAATTCCAGCTGGTGCAGGCGATGATCGCCGACAGCCAGGCCGACACGATGGCCTCCCGCGCGCTGGTGCTCGAAACCGCGCGCAAGCGCGACGCGGGCGAGCGCATCACGCTGGAGGCCGCCTGCGCCAAGATGTTCGCATCAGAGATGCTCGGCCGCGTCGCCGACCGCGCCGTCCAGATCCACGGCGGTGCGGGCTATATCAGCGAATATCCGGTCGAACGCTTCTATCGCGACGCGCGGCTGTTCCGCATCTTCGAGGGCACCACCCAGATCCAGCAGTTGGTGATCGCCCGCGAGACGTATCGGCTGTTCGAATAA
- a CDS encoding MFS transporter, which produces MTDQIRARDPIHDGVVAAPRLPYGALALLMIVYAFNMLDRQIVTILVEPMKADLNLSDWQIGMISGLAFALFYTLLGIPLARFADRGNRVRMISIALLVWSAFTALCGLARNFSELLLARIGVGVGEAGCTPAAHSLITDYVPREQRGWALALYSLGVPLGSLAGLVLGGLLLASLGWRAAFLVAGVPGILLAVIVWFALDEPRRRGEGLAHAATAQLPLGEVIRTLMKLPSFWLVSFGTAMGGFGYYGQAAFFGSLYMRTHATGLSVLADWAGMPPSVVLGLSLGLMVGIVGMIGTLVGGRLADRAARAGIVGYTRVPTASLVIAAPLFAGAALAGTIGWSFLFLGLAIFVHALNYGSVFAAVQTLASPKIRAMASAIQLFITNAIGLALGPLFVGVASDLLAPSLGAAMGLKVAMALVVVPLALGSLLFWLAGRRIAADEMAGA; this is translated from the coding sequence ATGACCGATCAGATTCGCGCCCGCGATCCCATCCATGATGGCGTGGTTGCCGCGCCCCGGCTGCCCTATGGCGCGCTGGCGCTGCTGATGATCGTGTACGCCTTCAACATGCTGGACCGGCAGATCGTGACGATCCTGGTCGAACCGATGAAGGCCGATCTGAACCTGTCGGACTGGCAGATCGGCATGATCAGCGGGCTGGCCTTCGCCCTGTTCTATACCTTGCTGGGCATTCCGCTCGCCCGCTTCGCCGATCGCGGCAACCGGGTGCGGATGATCTCGATCGCATTGCTGGTGTGGAGCGCCTTCACCGCGCTGTGCGGGCTGGCGCGCAATTTCAGCGAGCTGCTGCTGGCGCGGATCGGCGTGGGCGTGGGCGAGGCGGGATGCACTCCGGCAGCGCACAGCCTGATCACCGATTATGTCCCGCGCGAGCAGCGCGGCTGGGCGCTGGCGCTTTATTCGCTGGGCGTGCCGCTCGGGTCGCTCGCGGGGCTGGTGCTGGGCGGCCTGCTGCTGGCCAGCCTGGGCTGGCGCGCCGCGTTCCTCGTCGCGGGCGTGCCCGGCATCCTGCTGGCGGTGATCGTATGGTTCGCGCTCGACGAGCCGCGCCGCCGGGGCGAGGGGCTGGCCCATGCCGCGACGGCGCAGCTGCCGCTTGGCGAAGTCATCCGCACGCTGATGAAACTGCCGAGCTTCTGGCTGGTCTCGTTCGGCACCGCGATGGGCGGGTTCGGCTATTATGGGCAGGCGGCGTTCTTCGGATCGCTCTACATGCGCACGCATGCCACGGGCCTGAGCGTGCTGGCCGATTGGGCCGGAATGCCGCCCAGCGTGGTACTGGGCCTCTCGCTCGGGCTGATGGTCGGCATCGTCGGGATGATCGGGACTTTGGTCGGCGGCCGCCTGGCGGACCGGGCGGCGCGGGCGGGTATCGTCGGCTATACCCGCGTGCCGACCGCTTCGCTGGTCATCGCCGCGCCGCTGTTCGCCGGAGCCGCGCTGGCGGGGACGATCGGCTGGTCGTTCCTGTTCCTGGGGCTGGCGATCTTTGTCCACGCGCTCAACTATGGATCGGTGTTCGCCGCCGTGCAGACGCTGGCCAGCCCGAAGATCCGGGCGATGGCGTCGGCGATCCAGCTGTTCATCACCAACGCGATCGGGCTGGCGCTGGGACCGCTGTTCGTCGGGGTGGCGAGCGACCTGCTCGCGCCGTCGCTGGGGGCGGCGATGGGGCTGAAGGTTGCGATGGCGCTGGTGGTGGTGCCGCTGGCGCTGGGGTCGCTGCTGTTCTGGCTCGCCGGGCGGCGGATTGCGGCGGACGAGATGGCGGGCGCCTAA
- a CDS encoding IclR family transcriptional regulator: MKRKPVKSASRTFEVLELFRNYRKPLRLNEIYTALNYPQSSTTNLLKSMVIEGYLNYNRTTRTYLPTMQVASLGSWLYGHVASGSDYSSLIDELFQLTDETVVLVTQNDLFIQYMMMRVPDHPHKRPPNRGEMRLMLDATSGMALMSQMRDQEIDKIYRYSNYYELNPDRRITLDDVMRRIRWIRHTGYCYWPEHPVPGIASIAMPLGDSIHGIPLVLGIGGTTERLSRRRAELVELMRTKIAEFHERQRNNAANGDDIETWLDAAE, encoded by the coding sequence ATGAAAAGAAAACCTGTAAAATCGGCGTCGCGCACCTTCGAAGTACTCGAGCTATTCCGCAACTACCGCAAGCCATTGCGGCTGAACGAGATCTACACCGCGCTGAACTATCCCCAGTCCAGCACTACCAACCTGCTCAAGAGCATGGTGATCGAAGGGTATCTCAACTACAACCGTACCACCCGCACCTATCTGCCGACGATGCAGGTCGCGTCGCTGGGCAGCTGGCTGTACGGCCATGTCGCCTCGGGCAGCGACTATAGCTCGCTGATCGACGAGCTGTTCCAGCTGACCGACGAGACCGTGGTGCTGGTCACCCAGAACGATCTGTTCATCCAGTATATGATGATGCGGGTGCCCGATCATCCGCACAAGCGCCCGCCCAATCGCGGCGAGATGCGGCTGATGCTCGACGCGACCTCGGGCATGGCGCTGATGAGCCAGATGCGGGATCAGGAGATCGACAAGATCTACCGCTATTCCAACTATTACGAGCTCAACCCCGACCGGCGGATCACGCTGGACGATGTGATGCGGCGCATCCGCTGGATCCGGCACACCGGCTATTGCTACTGGCCCGAGCATCCCGTGCCCGGCATCGCTTCGATCGCCATGCCGCTGGGGGACAGCATCCACGGCATCCCGCTGGTGCTGGGCATCGGCGGCACGACCGAGCGGCTTTCCAGGCGCCGCGCCGAACTGGTCGAGCTGATGCGTACGAAGATCGCCGAATTCCACGAACGCCAGCGCAACAACGCAGCGAACGGCGACGATATCGAAACCTGGCTGGACGCTGCCGAATAG
- a CDS encoding SMP-30/gluconolactonase/LRE family protein, whose protein sequence is MPIEIDLLPATAAGLGESPLWDHRSNRLWWADSVAATLRSSDAEGRDERHWRLDQPLGSIGLASDGLILSLADGFYRFDPETGVTRLIARPDMEAKTRLNDGKADRHGRILTASMRVGDDGGAGSLFRLDADGATSRIEHGVVVGNALCFSPSGDAMHFADSMDGMLRRYAYDPETGAIGPRHDLADCREQGSGPDGATVDAQGRIWVALVLAQAVACYAPDGTLIRTIPVPIPYPSCPAFGGEGLDTLYVTSIANSGHKLVADHPDAGRIITIRGLDAPGIAEGVYG, encoded by the coding sequence ATGCCGATCGAGATCGACCTGCTGCCCGCTACCGCCGCCGGCCTTGGCGAAAGCCCGTTATGGGATCATCGCAGCAACCGGCTGTGGTGGGCGGATTCGGTCGCGGCGACGCTGCGGTCGAGCGACGCGGAGGGCCGCGACGAGCGCCACTGGCGGCTCGATCAGCCGCTCGGCAGCATCGGCCTCGCCAGCGATGGCCTGATCCTCTCGCTGGCCGACGGCTTCTACCGGTTCGATCCTGAAACCGGCGTCACTCGCCTGATCGCGCGGCCCGATATGGAAGCGAAGACTCGCCTCAACGACGGCAAGGCCGATCGCCACGGCCGTATCCTCACCGCGTCGATGCGCGTGGGCGACGATGGCGGCGCGGGCAGCCTGTTCCGCCTCGACGCCGATGGCGCGACCAGCCGGATCGAGCATGGCGTGGTGGTGGGCAATGCCTTGTGCTTCTCGCCTTCGGGCGACGCGATGCATTTCGCCGACAGCATGGACGGGATGCTCCGCCGCTACGCCTATGATCCCGAAACCGGCGCAATCGGGCCGCGCCACGACCTCGCCGATTGCCGCGAACAGGGCTCCGGCCCCGACGGCGCGACGGTGGATGCCCAGGGGCGGATCTGGGTCGCGCTGGTGCTGGCGCAGGCGGTGGCCTGCTACGCCCCGGACGGCACGCTGATCCGCACCATTCCGGTGCCCATTCCCTACCCGTCCTGCCCTGCCTTCGGCGGCGAAGGCCTCGACACGCTCTACGTCACCAGCATCGCCAATTCGGGCCACAAGCTGGTCGCCGATCACCCCGATGCGGGCCGGATAATCACGATCCGCGGGCTCGACGCGCCCGGCATTGCCGAGGGGGTGTACGGCTAA
- a CDS encoding glucose 1-dehydrogenase codes for MGEELRGRVALVTGASRGLGRDIARRFAAAGAAVALLDRKAHWAAELVEEIEQGGGRALALGCDVSDREGLHAAFAEAGAALGPLDVVVNNAMWTRYAPIPEIDQETVDKMLGVGVAAIVWGTQAAGAQMQGRGGAIVNIASVSAKLGLPNAMVYCGVKAAVEGMTRSSAIELAPQGIRVNAVAPSTVATEGVRAMLDDATFEARVASTPLGRLGETSDIAEAVLFLADGARSGFVTGQSLMVDGGISIALR; via the coding sequence ATGGGTGAGGAACTTCGCGGGCGCGTGGCGCTCGTCACCGGCGCTTCGCGTGGACTGGGGCGCGATATCGCCCGCCGGTTCGCCGCTGCGGGCGCGGCGGTCGCGCTGCTCGATCGCAAGGCGCATTGGGCGGCCGAACTGGTCGAGGAGATCGAGCAGGGCGGCGGCCGCGCGCTGGCGCTGGGTTGCGACGTATCGGATCGCGAGGGACTGCACGCCGCGTTCGCCGAAGCCGGCGCGGCGCTCGGCCCACTCGATGTGGTGGTGAACAACGCGATGTGGACACGCTATGCGCCGATCCCCGAGATCGACCAGGAGACGGTCGACAAGATGCTGGGCGTGGGCGTCGCGGCGATCGTCTGGGGCACGCAGGCGGCGGGGGCGCAGATGCAGGGGCGGGGCGGCGCGATCGTCAATATCGCGTCGGTTTCGGCGAAGCTCGGCCTGCCCAATGCGATGGTCTATTGCGGAGTGAAGGCCGCGGTGGAGGGCATGACCCGTTCCTCCGCGATCGAGCTGGCGCCGCAGGGTATCCGCGTGAACGCCGTCGCGCCCTCCACCGTCGCCACCGAAGGAGTGCGCGCGATGCTCGACGACGCCACGTTCGAAGCGCGGGTGGCGAGCACGCCGCTGGGGCGGCTGGGCGAGACTTCGGACATTGCCGAGGCGGTGCTGTTCCTGGCGGACGGCGCGCGTTCCGGCTTCGTCACCGGCCAGTCGCTGATGGTCGATGGCGGGATCTCGATCGCGCTGCGCTAG